Proteins from one Panicum virgatum strain AP13 chromosome 7K, P.virgatum_v5, whole genome shotgun sequence genomic window:
- the LOC120643107 gene encoding uncharacterized protein LOC120643107: MGKQQNLLLAIAVVASIVHAATSQTDAATTVYDVLQQYNLPRGLLPLGVQSYALHPGGALEVTLPGECNFFVTVAGKQFKFRYDRSVSGILKSGSISRVSGVRLQVEFAWLGFNQVSRAGNEINIQLEKSTQSFPVSAFAQSPRCN, from the coding sequence ATGGGCAAACAACAGAATCTCCTCCTTGCCATTGCCGTTGTGGCTTCCATCGTCCATGCCGCCACCTCCCAAACAGATGCGGCCACGACAGTGTACGACGTCCTGCAGCAGTACAACTTGCCGCGGGGTCTGTTACCGCTTGGCGTGCAGTCATACGCGCTCCACCCAGGCGGTGCTTTGGAGGTGACCCTCCCCGGCGAGTGCAACTTCTTCGTCACAGTCGCCGGCAAGCAATTCAAGTTTCGGTATGACAGAAGCGTCAGCGGGATCCTCAAGTCTGGTTCCATCAGCCGTGTCTCCGGCGTGAGGTTGCAGGTGGAGTTCGCGTGGCTCGGGTTCAACCAGGTGAGCCGCGCTGGCAACGAGATCAATATCCAGCTAGAGAAGTCGACTCAGTCGTTCCCAGTCAGCGCCTTCGCCCAGAGCCCCCGCTGCAACTGA